The Ketobacter alkanivorans genome includes the window TGCGAGTGCGTTACGATGGCCAGCACCGACTGCAAACCGGCATACAAGCCCATGTATCCCCTTATGTGACCCTGCTACCTCTGTGCCCGGAGAGCATGGCTGGAATGGGAATCCCCCGCAGACCGGTTAACCTGATTGAAGTAAACGGGCAGATCAAAGCCGTGGGCCGAGATGATCCTGAACGGGATGTAACAGAACGGCTAAAGACCATGGGTAGGATCATCGCCACCACCTATCCTCATCTGAGCGGCTATATTCTGCAAAGCCGCTCACCCAGCTGTGGATTCCACACCACGCCAATTCACAATGAAGACCAATCCGTTGTTCTACGCACAAACGGCCATGGCCTGTTTGTTGAAACCCTGTTACACGCCATCCCCGACTTACCCATCCTTGATGACACCCAGCTCACCCCCACGACAATTCAGGAATTCTTGGACAAGGTTACCGCCCGAGCCCTGGCGTTCGCCAATCAAGACTAAACAACCTATACTGA containing:
- a CDS encoding DUF523 domain-containing protein; translated protein: MDSPEPTSTDTALPTPQQTLPLVGISSCLLGMRVRYDGQHRLQTGIQAHVSPYVTLLPLCPESMAGMGIPRRPVNLIEVNGQIKAVGRDDPERDVTERLKTMGRIIATTYPHLSGYILQSRSPSCGFHTTPIHNEDQSVVLRTNGHGLFVETLLHAIPDLPILDDTQLTPTTIQEFLDKVTARALAFANQD